The Deltaproteobacteria bacterium DNA window ACTCGGCAGTCCGGCTCCGTGCGCCCGTTGTAGCCGGACCAGGGCAGGTACAGCGTCCTCTGGCCGGCCGGCGCGCCTTCGGCAAACGCACTGTCGGCTCCGGCCGCGCCGCCGCTGTTCAGATGCCAGCCCTGACGCGCGAGCCAGCCGGCCATCACGGTCATGGCGGTCATGATGGAGGGTGGTGTGTTGCGGGCGCCGATGCCGGCATAGGTCAACGTAGTCATGTCATGGTCCTCTCCGGTTGGTGGTTCGAACCGCGCCTCTCTCTACGCACGCGGCTCTCGTCCTCCCATGGCTGTCCTCGAACACAGGCCGGCGGGACGTCCGAGCGGACTGAAACGGCGCCGGGATTCGGGTCGGGTGCGATGTGGAGAACCGGGAATCGATGGCGCGGCGGGGATTCCGGGCGCTGGCGATGCCGTGGGCACCGCACCGGGGCGGTTGCGGCGGTTATGGGCTTGGGAACGGAGGCCGGGCACGCCGGCGAACCCGCGGCCGTTGCCGACGATTGCGCCGATGATGGCGCCGCCGCTGGCGGCCGGGCTGCGGTGGTGTTTAGCCTGTCAGTGGATGGTCCGGCGGCCGCCCTCACGCATGGGATTTCCGGAGCACCTGTGCTACGTTCCGGTCCCACCTCGCTGGAGATGACCACGTAGGAGGCGACCGATGCTAACTCGAACCGTGTTGACAAGGGTGGTACCGTTCTGTCTCGTTCTAGTGTTCTCCATGAGTTCCGCTACGGCATCGGATTCCGATGCGTATCGCCTTGACCGGAATCTGGCGACCACGGATGTGCCGGGTCCCGTCGTTCCAGTCATCCGCACTTCGGAGCTCCGTGTGTCGTCGGGAACGTTGTCGGTCGAGATCGACGGCGGGCAGTACGAACTCGAAACGCTCACGGTCGAGCCTCCGGGTCCTGGACCATTTCCTGTGGCGGTGATCTCCCACGGACAATCCCGGAAACCACGGCAGATCCTGCTGCGCCAGCATCTGCCCTTCGCCAAGGATTTCGCAAGGCGTGGGTACAAGGCTGTGGTATTCGCGCGGCGCGGCTACGGATCGTCTACAGGACCTGTATTCGATCGCCTTGGCAGGGAGCGCTTTGCCGCAGGGTTCTACGTCGGTCCCGGACGAACGGCTGCTGAAGATTACGCTGGCGTTATCGAAGCGCTAGCCCGGCGGCCGGAGATTGATGGAACGAGAGTCATCGCAGCCGGTCAGTCCGGCGGAGGGTTCGCTGTGACGGCGTTGGCCTCTGAACCGCCGCCCGGCCTCATCGCGGTTGTCAACGTATCCGGCGGACGCGGGAGACCGCGGGACTACGTCAATCACAACGAGGACGGCCTCGTAGCCGCTTTTGCCGAGTTCGGCACAACCGCCCGTATTCCGGCGCTTTGGCTCTACTCCGTGACCGACCGGTTCTTCTGGCCGGCACTGGTGGAACGGATGTTCACCGCCTATGCGGACGCAGGCGCGCCCGTGCGTCTGGACTGGACCGGCCCTCTGTGGTTCTCCAACGACGGCCATCGCCTTATGAGCCTCGGCGGGCGTGAGCTTTGGCGCCCACGCATCAGCGCCTTCCTCAAAGCGATTGGCGCGCCGAGTTGGGACCAGGATCCGGGCGATGCGGCGGTCGTATTCGTGCGCCCTCCCGAAAGTCTGAAGAGGAAGGGCCGATGGCAATGGCTTCGTTATCTCGCAACCGCGGGGCACAAGGCGTTTGCCGTTGGAGTTGACGGGAAGTTCAGCTGGTCAGGCGCGCAAGAGAGCCTCGACCGCGCAAAGGGCAGGGCACTGAAACGGTGCAACGCGCGGGGAGGTCCGTGTCGCATTGTCTCCGTAAACGGCCGCGACGCATCGTAACACCGTATCTTTCGCACCAACCGGCTGGGCATGAATCCGGCCGGAGGCCGGCCGGCTGCGCAGCAAGGGTCGGCTGGAATCGACGCCTGCCGCCTACTCGCAGACGATCCCGTCGCCGTCCCGGTCCCACATGAAGGGGTACGCCAGATGGCCGCGGCGGACCGGGGCGATCCCGTGGCGGCGCGCTTCCTGGCAGGTGATCCGGCCGTTGCCGTTGTCGTCCCAGCGTCGGAGGGCTTCTCGGGAGGGAGGGCGGCTCGTCCGGGAAGGCGGCCGGTTCACACGGGGCGGAGGGTCCGGCGCGGACGGTCGGCTCACGAAAACCATTTCCGTGGAGTTGCAGCCGGAGAGCACGCGGTCCAGGGCGGCGGCTTCCCGGCGGTCCACGGTGAGCCCGTACTTGCGCCGGACGTCCAGGACCCGGCCGGCGAACCAGCAACGGTTCATCGGGGGCAGCCACTCGGCGGCGTCATGAGCGCATTTCCCCTTTCGTCCGCACCGGTTGACCTCCGGCGCTGCGAGAGTGAGGTTCAGGAGGTCGCGGGCAAAGGCTCTCTTCGTGGCGGAGTCCGCCCGGCAGAGTCCGCTGTCGTGCGCTTCGGACCTGGCTACGACGTGCTCGATGTCCGTCATGCGGCGGCTGGAGAAGTAGCGGCCGGTGTACGGGCCGTAGATCCTGCCTCCCATTTGAGTGATGATCCGAAGCTCCACCGCCTGCGGGTAGGGATAGTCCTTGGACCGGTACGGAGCGCAGCGGTGCTCCGGGGCAACCGCCAGGCCGCGCCACTCCTCGGCGCCTGGACCATGCGCTGCAACGCCCAGGCCGAGGCAACCGGCGAACAGAACGCAACGGAGAACGAACCGGCTTCGATTCATGGCGCCTCCTTCATGCAGATGGCGGCAGAAGCAGGATGCACTCGGGGTTGCCGCCGAGGTCCTGTCTAGCACGTCCTGCCGTTGCGGTTGAGCCGCCGGCCCGCGTCCGGTTCAGTGCAGGGATTCGTCGTCGACCGCCGGGGCCCAGGTGCGCATGGAGCGGGCGGCGAGGGCCATCCAGTCTTCCCTTGAGTGTCCGAGCCTGGCGTTCAGGCGATCACATAGTTGTTCGGCGGAGGCTACCGTCAAGGCAACGAGGGCCGTGGGCACGTAGCCCTGCAGGCCCTCGAAGATGATGCGGATCTGCTGCGGCTCTTCGCCCAGCTCGTAGCTTGGGCAGAACGCGTAGTTCGGGTCGTCGGGCAGGTTCTGTGCGGTCATGGCGATGCTCCTCGGTTGAGTGAAGCCCGCCGCCGGCAGGCCGGCGGTACGTAGCCCCGGCGGGCCGGCAGCGGGTGGACGGCGGCCGGCCGGCTCCCCCGCTGCGGGCGGCGAGCCGGCGATACGGATGATGGGATGGGCTCAGGCGGCGAGCGGCCAGCGTTGGATGACGCGTTCGAGGAGATCGGGGCCCGGGACGAAGACGCGCATGCGCCACGAGATGATCTCGACGGCGCAGCCCATGCGCTTCAGGACCTCGGTGTCGGAATCCACGGGTCCCTCGATCTCGACCCGGTCGGCGCCCATGATGCGGCGGCGCGCGAGGCGCCAGCCGTTGGCGAGGCCGAGCGCGGTGCCGCGTCCCATGATCTCCTCGAAGGCCTCGGCGCCGGTCATGGCAAGACCGCCCGCGAGGCCGAAGGCCGAACGCACGGCGCGGACCTGCCCGGCGTCGAGCACGCGCCCGATGAGCGCCTCGCCGTCGTCGGTCAGAAGACGCCGCACCCGCATGTTCTCGGAGGGCAGGCGGTCCCAGACCGGCAGCAGGAGCCCCGCCGCGAGCCAGAACCGCGATTCCTTGTGGGACGGGAGGCCCTTGATCTCGGCGTCCCAGAGAGCGCGCCACTCGGTCTCGGCGGCCTTCCGCCAGTTCGAGGCGTCGAGTTCGGCCCTGATCATCGGGTCCCGGGCGGCGGGACGCAGGAGCCGGACGCGCTCCTGCACGCCGCCGTCGTCGAACATGCGGGACGGCGCCGGGAGCACGACCGCGGCGCGGTCCGACCTGTCGTTGACCATCAGGACCGGAACGCCGTCCGTCTGTGCGCCGATCGCGAAGGCTTCGTCCGCGGAG harbors:
- a CDS encoding strawberry notch C-terminal domain-containing protein; the encoded protein is QAIQGLGRTHRTHQASAPLFRPVTTNVKGERRFIATIARRLDSLGAITRGQRDSQTAMGGSDATLFRESDNLESVYARAALRRFYLALWRGDISGWSLGRFEDATGLKLTWEGALKEDLPPMPRFLNRLLALPIDEQNQLFAELEDRIAAGIEQAMEAGTYEVGVETVRADSLSVAGREAMYEHPGAGAATELVEIVRRDRLEPTSADEAFAIGAQTDGVPVLMVNDRSDRAAVVLPAPSRMFDDGGVQERVRLLRPAARDPMIRAELDASNWRKAAETEWRALWDAEIKGLPSHKESRFWLAAGLLLPVWDRLPSENMRVRRLLTDDGEALIGRVLDAGQVRAVRSAFGLAGGLAMTGAEAFEEIMGRGTALGLANGWRLARRRIMGADRVEIEGPVDSDTEVLKRMGCAVEIISWRMRVFVPGPDLLERVIQRWPLAA
- a CDS encoding excalibur calcium-binding domain-containing protein yields the protein MNRSRFVLRCVLFAGCLGLGVAAHGPGAEEWRGLAVAPEHRCAPYRSKDYPYPQAVELRIITQMGGRIYGPYTGRYFSSRRMTDIEHVVARSEAHDSGLCRADSATKRAFARDLLNLTLAAPEVNRCGRKGKCAHDAAEWLPPMNRCWFAGRVLDVRRKYGLTVDRREAAALDRVLSGCNSTEMVFVSRPSAPDPPPRVNRPPSRTSRPPSREALRRWDDNGNGRITCQEARRHGIAPVRRGHLAYPFMWDRDGDGIVCE